One Paraburkholderia aromaticivorans DNA segment encodes these proteins:
- a CDS encoding efflux RND transporter permease subunit, which yields MLGLVRIALRRPYTFVVLAIFILIIGPLSAMRTPTDIFPDIKIPVISVVWQYTGLPPDQMVGRITSPFERTLTTTVNDVEHIEAESVAGFGIIKIFFQPGVNISTANAQVTSVAQTQLRQLPAGTTPPLILNYNASTVPIIQLALSGKGLSEQNLGDLGLNSVRPVLSTVAGAAIPYPFGGKTRQVQIDVDPAALQARGLSAQDVANALAGQNLITPVGTEKIGDYEYTLQLNNAPSELKALGDLPVKAANGTTVYIRDIANVRDGSPPQTNIVHVDGRRSVLMSVLKNGSVSTLGIISGIKQRLAAGKASWPDNLQIEPIGDQSLFVRAAITGVAREGVIAAVLTSLMILLFLGSWRSTIIIATSIPLAILGSIATLSALGETLNIMTLGGLALAVGILVDDATVTIENINWHLEHGKEVETAILDGAAQIVTPAFVSLLCICIVFVPMFFLNGVARFLFVPMAEAVIFAMISSFILSRTLVPTMAKYLLKQHVRDENEDEHAHETKRPGPLGRFQRGFEARFEKVRNAYRGLLERALIHRRPFVTGFLGFVALSFALVPFLGRNFFPSVDSGQILMHARAPVGVRVEKTAQIFADIEGAIRQIIPPADLGTVVDNMGLPVSGINTAYNNTGTVGSQDGDIQIALNEGHRPTDDYVRIMRERLPREFPGVTFSFPPADIISQILNFGSPAPIDLQIRGNDLNANYAYADRLLRAVRDVPGVVDARIAQSHGNPTFNVDVDRTRAQLLGITERDVTNSMVVNLAGSSQVAPTFWLNNANGVSYPIVMQTPQYNLDSLAALQNLPITANGGGTAQILGGLATVERTSSNEVVSQYNIQPMVEIFATTQGRDLGAVASDIQRIVRDNARTLPKGSTVALLGQVQTMNSAFAGMLFGLLGAVVLIYLLIVVNFQSWADPFVIVSALPAALAGIVWMLFATHTTLSVPALTGAIMCMGVATANSILVVSFCRERFAAHGDPFRAALEAGFTRFRPVLMTALSMIIGMMPMALALGEGGEQNAPLGRAVIGGLLFATTASLFLVPVVFCIVHARPGRAATPASVSGGPAHVV from the coding sequence ATGCTCGGCCTAGTACGTATCGCCTTGCGGCGACCCTATACATTCGTAGTCCTGGCGATCTTTATCCTTATCATCGGTCCCTTGTCCGCAATGCGGACGCCGACCGACATTTTTCCGGATATCAAGATTCCCGTGATCAGCGTCGTGTGGCAATACACGGGTCTGCCGCCGGACCAGATGGTCGGCCGCATCACGTCGCCATTCGAACGCACGTTGACCACCACCGTGAACGACGTCGAGCACATCGAGGCGGAATCGGTGGCGGGCTTTGGCATTATCAAAATCTTCTTCCAGCCGGGCGTGAATATCAGCACGGCGAACGCGCAGGTGACTTCCGTCGCGCAAACGCAATTGCGGCAGTTGCCTGCGGGCACGACGCCACCTCTGATCCTGAACTACAACGCGTCGACCGTGCCGATCATCCAGTTGGCGCTCTCCGGCAAGGGACTCTCTGAACAGAACCTCGGCGACCTCGGCCTGAACTCGGTGCGCCCGGTTCTCTCGACCGTCGCAGGCGCGGCGATTCCTTACCCGTTCGGCGGCAAGACACGTCAGGTACAGATCGACGTCGATCCGGCGGCACTCCAGGCGCGCGGCCTTTCCGCGCAGGATGTCGCCAACGCCCTTGCCGGGCAGAACCTGATTACGCCGGTCGGCACCGAAAAGATTGGCGACTACGAGTACACGCTGCAACTGAACAATGCACCGTCGGAACTCAAAGCCCTGGGCGATCTGCCGGTTAAGGCGGCCAATGGCACCACGGTCTACATTCGCGACATTGCGAACGTGCGCGACGGCAGTCCGCCGCAGACCAATATCGTGCACGTCGACGGCCGGCGTTCGGTGCTGATGTCCGTGCTCAAGAACGGTTCGGTTTCCACGCTCGGCATCATCTCCGGCATCAAGCAGCGGCTTGCTGCAGGAAAGGCGTCGTGGCCCGATAACCTGCAGATCGAGCCCATCGGCGACCAGTCGCTGTTCGTCCGGGCGGCCATCACCGGCGTGGCGCGCGAAGGTGTGATCGCGGCCGTGCTGACGAGCCTGATGATCCTGCTGTTCCTTGGCAGCTGGCGCTCGACGATCATCATTGCGACCTCGATCCCGCTCGCCATCCTCGGCTCCATCGCGACGCTGTCCGCGCTCGGCGAGACGTTGAACATCATGACGCTAGGAGGCCTCGCGCTGGCGGTGGGGATTCTGGTCGACGACGCCACGGTGACGATCGAAAACATCAACTGGCACCTCGAGCATGGCAAGGAGGTAGAGACCGCCATTCTCGACGGCGCCGCGCAGATCGTCACGCCGGCGTTCGTCTCGCTGCTGTGTATCTGCATCGTGTTCGTGCCCATGTTCTTCCTGAATGGCGTCGCGCGCTTCCTGTTCGTGCCGATGGCCGAAGCGGTGATCTTCGCCATGATCTCGTCGTTCATCCTGTCGAGAACGCTGGTGCCGACCATGGCGAAATACCTGCTGAAACAGCATGTACGGGACGAGAACGAGGACGAGCACGCCCACGAAACGAAGCGCCCCGGTCCGCTCGGGCGTTTCCAGCGCGGCTTCGAAGCGCGCTTTGAAAAGGTGCGCAATGCCTACCGCGGATTGCTCGAACGCGCGCTGATTCACCGGCGTCCGTTCGTCACCGGCTTCCTCGGTTTTGTCGCCCTCTCGTTCGCGCTGGTGCCGTTCCTCGGCCGCAATTTCTTCCCTTCGGTCGATTCGGGACAAATCCTGATGCATGCGCGCGCACCGGTTGGCGTACGCGTTGAAAAGACCGCGCAGATCTTTGCGGACATTGAAGGCGCGATCCGCCAGATCATTCCACCGGCGGATCTCGGCACCGTGGTCGACAACATGGGTCTGCCGGTCAGCGGCATCAATACCGCGTACAACAACACCGGCACGGTCGGCTCGCAGGACGGCGACATCCAGATCGCGCTGAACGAAGGTCATCGCCCCACCGACGACTATGTTCGCATCATGCGCGAGCGATTGCCGCGTGAATTCCCCGGCGTCACGTTTTCGTTCCCGCCGGCGGACATCATCAGCCAGATCCTGAATTTCGGCTCGCCGGCGCCGATCGACCTGCAGATTCGCGGCAATGACCTCAACGCCAACTACGCGTATGCGGATCGTCTGCTGCGCGCGGTCCGCGACGTTCCGGGCGTAGTCGACGCGCGGATCGCCCAGTCGCACGGCAACCCGACTTTCAACGTCGATGTCGACCGCACCCGGGCGCAGTTGCTAGGCATCACCGAGCGCGACGTGACGAACAGCATGGTGGTGAACCTCGCGGGTTCCAGCCAGGTCGCGCCCACGTTCTGGCTGAACAACGCGAACGGCGTGTCGTATCCGATCGTGATGCAAACGCCGCAATACAACCTCGATTCGCTCGCCGCCTTGCAAAATCTCCCCATCACGGCCAACGGCGGAGGCACCGCGCAGATCCTCGGCGGCCTCGCGACAGTCGAGCGCACCAGCAGCAACGAGGTTGTCAGCCAGTACAACATCCAGCCCATGGTGGAGATCTTCGCGACCACTCAGGGCCGTGACCTAGGCGCGGTGGCATCCGATATCCAGCGCATCGTGCGCGACAACGCCCGCACCTTGCCCAAGGGCTCCACGGTCGCGCTGCTGGGCCAGGTGCAGACCATGAACAGCGCCTTTGCGGGCATGTTGTTCGGCTTGCTTGGCGCGGTCGTGCTGATCTATCTGCTGATCGTGGTCAATTTCCAGTCATGGGCCGACCCGTTCGTTATCGTGTCCGCGTTGCCTGCCGCGTTGGCCGGCATCGTCTGGATGCTGTTCGCGACCCACACGACGCTCTCCGTACCCGCGCTGACCGGCGCAATCATGTGTATGGGGGTGGCGACGGCCAACTCGATTCTGGTCGTCAGTTTCTGCCGCGAACGTTTCGCCGCGCACGGCGACCCGTTCAGGGCGGCACTTGAGGCGGGCTTTACGCGTTTTCGCCCCGTGCTCATGACCGCGCTATCCATGATCATCGGCATGATGCCGATGGCGCTCGCGCTCGGCGAAGGCGGTGAGCAAAACGCCCCGCTTGGCCGCGCCGTGATCGGCGGTCTGCTGTTTGCCACCACCGCTTCGCTGTTCCTCGTCCCCGTCGTTTTTTGTATCGTGCACGCGCGCCCTGGGCGCGCGGCTACCCCGGCATCCGTCTCGGGAGGTCCTGCTCATGTCGTCTGA
- the bamA gene encoding outer membrane protein assembly factor BamA: MSAHASDSFVIRDIRIEGLQRVEAGTVFAYLPIKQGDTFSDDKASEAIRALYATGFFNDVKIATEGNVVVVQVLERPAIGTIDFAGIHEFDKENLTKALRAVGLSQGRYYDKALVDKAEQELKRQYLTRGYYAAEVTTTITPIDRNRVSVLFSVAEGPSAKIRQINFIGNKAFSTGTLRDEMQLSTPNWFSWYTKNDLYAKDKLTGDLENVRSYYLNRGYLEFNIDSTQVSISPDKKDMYLTVTLHEGEPYTISSIKLAGNLLDREPELAKLIKIKPGDRFSAEKLQATTKAIVDKLGEYGYAFATVNAQPQIDQSNHKVDLTLQVDPSRRVYVRRINVVGNTRTRDEVVRREMRQLESSWFDSNRLALSKDRINRLGYFTDVDVTTVPVEGTPDQVDVDVKVTEKPTGSISLGLGYGSGEGPIISAGVSQDNVFGSGTSLALNVNTSTTNRTLTVTQVDPYFTIDGIKRITDVYYRTTEPLYYSTDSSFRIITAGADLKFGVPFSESDMVYFGLGFEQNRLDIDANTPQSYKDYVTQFGRVSNNVPLTAGWSRDDRDSALVPSRGYYTQANAEYGTPLGDTPYYKADLQAQYYYSFARGFVLGLNFQGGYGNGLNGKPYPIFKNYYAGGIGSVRGYEPGSLGPRDATTNDPIGGSKMVVGNIELTVPLPGSGYDRTLRVFTFLDGGNVWGSEGSSIGANGLRYGYGLGLAWISPIGPLKLSLGFPLVKHAGDQYQKFQFQIGTSF; encoded by the coding sequence ATGTCGGCCCACGCCAGCGACTCATTCGTGATTCGCGACATCCGGATCGAGGGATTGCAACGCGTCGAGGCGGGTACGGTGTTCGCCTACCTGCCCATCAAGCAAGGCGACACCTTCAGCGACGACAAGGCATCGGAGGCCATTCGCGCCCTGTATGCCACGGGCTTCTTCAACGACGTCAAGATTGCGACCGAAGGCAATGTCGTCGTCGTGCAGGTGCTGGAGCGTCCGGCTATCGGCACGATCGATTTCGCCGGCATTCATGAGTTCGACAAGGAAAACTTGACCAAGGCGCTGCGCGCCGTGGGTCTGTCGCAGGGCCGTTATTACGACAAGGCGCTCGTCGACAAGGCCGAGCAGGAACTGAAGCGCCAATACCTGACGCGCGGCTACTACGCCGCCGAGGTCACCACCACGATCACGCCGATCGACCGCAACCGCGTGTCCGTGCTGTTCTCGGTGGCCGAAGGGCCGAGCGCGAAGATCCGCCAGATCAACTTCATCGGCAACAAGGCGTTCAGCACGGGTACGCTGCGCGACGAAATGCAGCTGTCCACGCCGAACTGGTTCTCGTGGTACACGAAGAACGACCTGTACGCGAAAGACAAGCTCACCGGCGACCTCGAAAACGTCCGCTCGTATTACCTGAATCGCGGTTACCTCGAGTTCAACATCGATTCCACCCAGGTGTCGATCTCGCCGGACAAGAAGGACATGTATCTCACGGTCACGCTGCATGAAGGCGAGCCGTACACGATTTCGAGCATCAAGCTGGCGGGCAATCTGCTCGACCGCGAGCCGGAGCTGGCGAAGCTCATCAAGATCAAACCGGGCGACCGCTTCTCGGCTGAAAAGCTGCAGGCCACCACCAAGGCGATCGTCGACAAGCTGGGCGAATACGGCTATGCGTTCGCCACCGTCAACGCGCAGCCGCAGATCGACCAGTCCAACCACAAGGTGGACCTCACGCTGCAGGTGGACCCGAGCCGCCGCGTGTACGTGCGCCGCATCAACGTGGTGGGCAACACCCGCACGCGTGACGAAGTGGTGCGCCGCGAAATGCGCCAGCTCGAAAGCTCGTGGTTCGATTCGAACCGCCTCGCGCTGTCGAAAGACCGGATCAACCGTCTCGGCTACTTCACGGATGTCGACGTGACCACGGTGCCGGTGGAAGGCACACCCGACCAGGTCGACGTGGACGTCAAGGTGACGGAAAAACCCACGGGCTCGATTTCGCTGGGCCTGGGGTATGGTTCGGGCGAGGGGCCCATTATCTCCGCGGGCGTCTCGCAGGACAACGTGTTCGGCTCGGGCACGAGCCTCGCACTGAATGTGAACACCTCGACTACCAACCGTACGCTGACGGTCACGCAGGTCGATCCGTACTTCACGATCGACGGCATCAAGCGCATCACCGACGTCTATTACCGCACGACGGAGCCCCTGTATTATTCGACCGATTCGAGCTTCCGGATCATCACGGCAGGAGCCGACCTCAAATTCGGCGTGCCGTTCTCCGAGTCCGACATGGTTTACTTCGGGCTGGGGTTTGAGCAGAACCGTCTGGATATCGACGCCAATACGCCTCAGAGCTATAAAGACTACGTGACGCAATTTGGGCGAGTCTCCAACAACGTGCCGTTGACGGCAGGTTGGTCGCGTGACGATCGTGATAGCGCGCTTGTCCCCAGCCGGGGCTACTATACGCAGGCCAATGCCGAGTACGGCACTCCGCTGGGCGATACGCCGTACTACAAGGCAGACCTCCAGGCGCAATACTATTATTCGTTCGCGCGTGGCTTCGTGCTTGGCCTGAATTTTCAGGGCGGCTATGGCAATGGACTGAACGGAAAGCCTTATCCGATCTTCAAGAACTACTACGCGGGCGGTATCGGTTCAGTGCGGGGGTATGAGCCAGGTTCGCTGGGGCCGCGCGACGCGACCACCAACGATCCCATCGGCGGCTCAAAGATGGTCGTCGGCAATATCGAGCTGACCGTTCCATTGCCGGGATCCGGCTATGACCGCACGTTGCGCGTCTTTACGTTCCTCGACGGCGGCAATGTGTGGGGTAGCGAAGGCAGTAGCATCGGCGCGAACGGATTGCGCTACGGCTACGGGCTGGGTCTCGCGTGGATCTCGCCGATCGGTCCGCTCAAGCTGAGCCTGGGCTTCCCGCTCGTCAAGCACGCAGGCGATCAGTATCAGAAATTCCAGTTCCAGATCGGCACATCGTTCTAA
- a CDS encoding efflux transporter outer membrane subunit, giving the protein MVKHGLPALLASVVALTACSLAPQYQVPPTPIAAQYKTVGPWTAAQPADRIDRNGWWKMYGDAQLDELEARLLANNTDLRAAYAHYAQAQAFVAQVESGLYPSISASAVAQRNRQSDNRPLRAGGPNDYNAATLGGEINYDLDLWGRVRDSVVAGKDEAQATKADLASVRLSLQVELADSCIRLRGLDQQTELLNETVVAYAKALQLTETLHNSGIVSGLDVSRAQTQLSSARSQLSQNLAQRALIEHAIAVLVGASASEFSLPSQTAAMALPPIPTGLPSTLLQRRPDVAAAERRVAEANAKIGVARAAYFPDITLSLQGGVQSAAYTGLVSAPNLFWAIGPQLVQYVFDGGYRRAQLDAAKAATEEAGELYRGVVLSAFQQVEDNLALLSYLGTALSEQRDAANAAQYSVELALRQYRQGTVGYLDVVQAQTVALEAQRSVLDIQTRQLDANVQLLHALGGGWSSDELAQVAAAPALVETAARHSTD; this is encoded by the coding sequence ATGGTTAAGCACGGACTTCCGGCGCTTCTCGCGAGCGTCGTCGCACTCACCGCCTGCTCGCTCGCGCCGCAATATCAGGTCCCGCCCACGCCGATCGCTGCGCAATACAAGACGGTTGGCCCGTGGACCGCGGCGCAGCCCGCCGACCGGATAGACCGCAACGGCTGGTGGAAGATGTATGGCGACGCGCAGCTCGACGAGCTTGAAGCACGTCTGCTCGCCAACAACACCGACTTGCGCGCGGCGTACGCACACTATGCGCAAGCGCAGGCCTTCGTGGCGCAGGTGGAGTCGGGACTGTACCCGTCGATCAGTGCGAGCGCGGTGGCGCAGCGTAATCGCCAGTCCGACAATCGGCCGCTGCGCGCGGGCGGCCCCAACGACTACAACGCCGCCACGCTCGGCGGCGAAATCAACTACGACCTCGACCTTTGGGGCCGCGTGCGCGACTCCGTGGTGGCGGGCAAGGACGAGGCGCAGGCGACCAAGGCCGATCTCGCTTCGGTCAGGCTTAGCCTGCAGGTCGAACTGGCCGACAGTTGCATCCGCTTGCGCGGCCTCGACCAGCAAACCGAGCTGTTGAACGAAACTGTCGTGGCGTATGCGAAGGCCCTGCAACTCACGGAAACGTTGCATAACAGCGGGATCGTGTCGGGGCTCGACGTGTCCCGGGCGCAGACGCAACTTTCGTCGGCCAGGTCACAACTGTCGCAGAATCTGGCACAACGGGCGCTGATCGAACACGCGATCGCGGTCCTGGTTGGCGCCTCCGCGTCCGAATTCAGCCTGCCGTCCCAGACCGCCGCCATGGCGTTGCCGCCGATACCGACCGGCCTGCCCTCCACGCTGCTGCAGCGGCGCCCCGACGTCGCTGCGGCGGAACGCCGGGTGGCCGAAGCCAACGCAAAAATTGGCGTCGCGCGGGCGGCCTACTTCCCGGACATCACACTCAGTTTGCAGGGTGGCGTGCAAAGCGCCGCCTACACCGGTCTGGTGAGCGCGCCCAATCTGTTCTGGGCAATTGGCCCCCAACTCGTGCAGTACGTGTTCGACGGCGGGTACCGTCGTGCGCAACTCGACGCCGCCAAAGCGGCAACCGAAGAAGCGGGAGAACTTTACCGCGGCGTAGTGCTCTCCGCATTCCAGCAGGTCGAAGACAATCTCGCCCTGCTATCGTATCTCGGCACTGCGCTGAGCGAGCAACGGGATGCAGCCAACGCGGCCCAGTACTCGGTCGAGCTCGCGTTACGCCAATATCGCCAAGGCACAGTGGGTTACCTCGATGTCGTGCAGGCACAGACCGTCGCACTCGAGGCGCAACGCAGCGTGCTCGATATCCAGACACGCCAGCTGGACGCGAATGTGCAACTCCTGCACGCGCTCGGCGGCGGATGGTCGAGCGATGAACTCGCCCAGGTGGCCGCGGCGCCGGCACTCGTCGAGACCGCGGCGCGACACAGTACTGATTGA
- a CDS encoding efflux RND transporter periplasmic adaptor subunit, translating to MSSESTVSTPAPSRRPLLAAGVVGLLVVLGIVVAGVTLRATDARKLKTWTDAQAVPTVNVIQPLRDANGPSLQLPGRLEAFTRAPIFAQVSGYLKSWNVDIGAPVKAGQVLAEIETPELDQQLLQARADLQSAQANALVAGTTAKRWEALSGTDSVAQQDVDQRTADYAAKEAIVAAAKANVERLVATKAFAHIVAPFDGVVTARDTDVGALVNAGSGGVGQELFAVSDVKRLRAYVQVPQNYAPAIHDGTTAILTVPEYPDQQFTARVVAAADSVNSSSGTTLVQLLVDNSNGKLLPGGFASLKFSLPASADSLRVPASALVFDGRGVVVATLGASGHVLFKQVKINRDLGDSVEIGSGLAATDRVIDTPPDGLADGDNVQVSTATSKKAVAHG from the coding sequence ATGTCGTCTGAATCCACTGTCTCCACGCCTGCACCGTCGCGCCGCCCACTTCTCGCAGCAGGCGTGGTCGGCCTGCTGGTCGTCCTGGGCATCGTCGTCGCGGGCGTCACGCTGCGGGCCACCGATGCCCGCAAGCTGAAAACCTGGACCGACGCGCAGGCTGTACCGACGGTCAACGTGATCCAGCCCTTGCGTGATGCCAACGGCCCCTCGCTGCAGTTGCCCGGCCGCCTTGAAGCATTTACGCGGGCGCCGATTTTCGCGCAGGTCAGCGGCTATCTGAAATCATGGAATGTCGATATCGGCGCGCCGGTCAAAGCAGGTCAGGTGCTCGCCGAGATCGAAACGCCCGAGCTCGACCAGCAGCTGTTGCAGGCGCGCGCGGATCTGCAGAGCGCGCAGGCGAATGCCTTGGTGGCGGGTACGACGGCCAAGCGCTGGGAAGCGCTGAGCGGCACGGATTCCGTCGCCCAGCAGGATGTCGATCAACGCACCGCTGACTACGCTGCCAAGGAAGCGATCGTCGCGGCCGCAAAGGCCAATGTCGAACGCCTCGTCGCCACCAAGGCGTTTGCGCATATCGTCGCGCCATTTGACGGCGTGGTGACCGCCCGCGATACCGACGTCGGCGCACTCGTCAACGCCGGCAGCGGCGGAGTCGGCCAGGAACTGTTCGCGGTCTCCGACGTCAAGCGGTTACGCGCGTACGTCCAGGTGCCACAGAATTACGCACCGGCGATACATGACGGCACGACCGCCATCCTGACCGTTCCCGAGTACCCCGACCAGCAGTTCACCGCACGCGTGGTTGCAGCGGCGGACTCGGTCAATTCGAGTTCGGGAACGACGCTGGTTCAACTGCTGGTTGACAACTCAAACGGCAAGCTGCTGCCAGGCGGGTTCGCCAGTCTGAAATTCTCGTTGCCCGCCTCCGCCGATTCGCTTCGTGTTCCCGCCAGCGCGCTCGTCTTCGACGGCCGCGGTGTCGTGGTCGCCACGCTTGGCGCGAGCGGTCACGTGCTGTTCAAGCAGGTGAAGATCAACCGCGATCTGGGCGACTCGGTGGAGATCGGCTCGGGACTCGCCGCAACCGATCGCGTGATCGACACACCGCCCGACGGACTCGCTGACGGCGACAACGTGCAGGTTTCGACAGCGACCAGCAAGAAGGCAGTTGCACATGGTTAA
- the pdxA gene encoding 4-hydroxythreonine-4-phosphate dehydrogenase PdxA has protein sequence MSNYLPVIGITMGDAAGVGPEIVVKSLTHESVYRQCRPLVIGDAARLEQANRIVGGSAKVRRIAKPSDAQYALGTIDCIDLALIPADLPFGALSALAGDAAYQYIARAVELAKADEIDAICTAPLNKEALHAGGHKYPGHTEMLAHLTGIEEVSMMLVAPKLRVIHVTTHIGIIDAIRKIEPGLVQRTLERGHATLVKAGIANPRIAVCGINPHAGENGLFGYGEEEEKIVPAVKRLRERGWDIEGPLPADTLFFRAGRGDFDLVVAMYHDQGHGPVKVLGLEAGVNVTVGLDVIRTSVDHGTAFDIAGKGIADERSLLEALRQGAELATRRA, from the coding sequence ATGAGCAACTATCTTCCAGTCATCGGCATCACGATGGGCGACGCAGCGGGCGTAGGTCCGGAAATCGTCGTCAAGAGCTTGACGCACGAGTCCGTCTATCGGCAGTGCCGTCCGCTTGTCATCGGCGATGCGGCGCGCCTCGAGCAGGCCAACCGGATCGTCGGCGGCAGCGCGAAAGTGCGCCGCATCGCGAAGCCGTCGGATGCGCAGTATGCACTGGGCACGATCGACTGCATCGACCTTGCGCTGATTCCCGCCGACCTGCCTTTCGGCGCGCTGTCGGCGCTGGCAGGCGACGCCGCGTATCAGTACATCGCGCGCGCCGTCGAACTGGCGAAGGCCGACGAGATCGATGCGATCTGCACGGCTCCGCTGAACAAGGAGGCGTTGCACGCCGGTGGTCACAAGTATCCCGGCCACACCGAAATGCTCGCGCACCTCACGGGTATCGAGGAGGTGTCGATGATGCTGGTCGCGCCGAAACTCCGCGTGATCCACGTGACCACGCACATCGGCATTATCGACGCGATCCGCAAGATCGAACCGGGTCTCGTGCAGCGCACGCTCGAGCGGGGCCATGCGACGCTGGTGAAAGCGGGCATTGCCAATCCGCGCATCGCCGTGTGCGGCATCAACCCGCATGCCGGTGAAAACGGCCTGTTCGGTTACGGCGAGGAAGAGGAAAAAATCGTCCCGGCCGTGAAGCGCTTGCGTGAACGCGGTTGGGACATCGAGGGCCCGCTTCCGGCCGACACGCTGTTCTTCCGTGCGGGCCGCGGCGACTTCGATCTGGTGGTGGCGATGTATCACGACCAGGGCCATGGTCCGGTCAAGGTGCTAGGCCTCGAAGCCGGTGTCAACGTGACGGTCGGCCTCGACGTGATCCGCACATCGGTCGATCACGGCACCGCGTTCGATATAGCCGGTAAAGGCATCGCCGACGAACGCAGCCTGCTCGAAGCCCTGCGTCAGGGTGCCGAACTCGCGACGCGCCGCGCCTGA
- a CDS encoding aldo/keto reductase, with protein MEYRQLGRSGLKVSTITLGTMTMGGKGKFASVGEVGLDDARRQIDMCIDAGVNLIDTADVYSNGASEEIVGEALGGKRKGGVLIATKARFPMGSGPNDRGLSRHHLIEACEASLRRLKTDVIDLYQVHEWDGLTPLEETLEALDLLVRHGKVRYVGCSNYSGWHLMKALHVSERDRLPRFVSQQIHYTLEAREAEYELAPISLDQGLGILVWSPLAGGLLSGKHRRDATPEGTRQLAGWTEPPIRDAERLWSIVDALVEIAGEQNVSAAQVALAWTLGRPAVASVIIGGRNEKQLLDNLGAANLTLTTEQRERLDKVSAPPLLYPYWHQVQTAHDRLSVADLSLLGPHLNT; from the coding sequence ATGGAATACCGTCAACTTGGCCGTTCGGGCCTCAAGGTGTCGACCATCACGCTAGGCACGATGACGATGGGCGGCAAAGGCAAATTTGCGAGCGTCGGCGAGGTCGGCCTCGACGACGCGCGCCGACAGATCGACATGTGCATCGACGCTGGCGTCAACCTGATCGACACGGCGGACGTCTATTCGAACGGTGCGTCGGAAGAAATCGTCGGCGAGGCACTCGGCGGCAAACGCAAAGGCGGCGTGCTGATCGCAACCAAAGCGCGCTTTCCCATGGGCAGTGGTCCGAACGACCGGGGCCTGTCGCGGCATCATTTGATCGAGGCCTGCGAGGCGAGCCTGCGCCGTCTGAAGACCGATGTGATCGACCTGTACCAGGTGCACGAATGGGACGGACTCACGCCGCTCGAAGAAACGCTTGAAGCGCTCGACCTCCTTGTCCGGCATGGCAAGGTCCGGTATGTCGGCTGTTCGAACTACTCCGGTTGGCACCTGATGAAGGCGTTACATGTGAGTGAACGCGACCGCTTGCCGCGCTTCGTGAGCCAACAGATCCATTACACGCTTGAAGCGCGCGAAGCGGAATACGAACTCGCGCCGATCTCGCTCGATCAAGGCCTGGGCATTCTCGTCTGGAGCCCGCTCGCAGGCGGCCTGCTCTCGGGCAAGCACCGCCGCGACGCGACGCCGGAGGGCACGCGCCAGCTTGCCGGCTGGACCGAGCCGCCGATTCGCGACGCCGAGCGGCTCTGGTCGATTGTCGATGCGCTTGTCGAAATCGCCGGCGAGCAGAACGTCTCGGCCGCTCAGGTTGCGCTTGCATGGACGCTCGGGCGACCCGCGGTGGCGTCGGTCATCATCGGCGGGCGCAATGAGAAGCAACTGCTCGACAACCTCGGCGCGGCGAATCTCACGCTGACCACCGAACAGCGTGAACGGCTCGACAAGGTGAGCGCGCCGCCGCTGCTCTACCCGTACTGGCATCAGGTGCAGACCGCGCACGACCGTCTTTCGGTTGCGGACCTGTCACTGCTGGGGCCGCATCTGAACACGTAA